In the Synergistaceae bacterium genome, one interval contains:
- the flhB gene encoding flagellar biosynthesis protein FlhB — MNGDKHENIYTKKFNLQFFAEERTEEATPRKREKVREEGRVCMSKDLNAAVGIITALLGMTMLGALIWRTLTGLITFSVRFMGDKALLQDGWLYLISWEAMIDYFASWLPLGGLVVLFSTCTVIAQVGFAMTGEPFGPKFDRLNPFTGMKKIISLRSVVELLKGLLKASIFAVMIYSAVRNYLPTSSKAMQMPLLFGSLVFWDMLWGLAMRLALMLLVMAFADYFYQKWDFEKSIRMSKKEIKDEYKQMEGDPQVKQKIRQKQREMAKQRMMADVPKADVVITNPTHIAVALVYDRKLMGAPQVLAKGGDYLAKRIREIAESNLIPVIENKPLAWALYQNVEIGEEIPEDLYRGVAEILAMVYKLRAS, encoded by the coding sequence ATGAACGGGGATAAACACGAAAATATTTACACAAAAAAATTTAATCTTCAATTTTTCGCTGAAGAACGCACAGAAGAAGCTACACCGAGAAAGCGCGAGAAAGTCCGAGAAGAGGGGCGGGTCTGTATGAGTAAAGATTTAAATGCAGCTGTAGGAATAATCACGGCTTTACTTGGCATGACTATGTTAGGGGCTTTGATTTGGCGGACTCTTACGGGATTAATTACTTTTTCTGTTAGATTCATGGGCGACAAGGCATTATTGCAGGACGGCTGGCTGTATCTCATATCATGGGAAGCTATGATCGATTATTTTGCGTCATGGCTGCCACTGGGCGGACTCGTTGTATTATTCTCGACGTGTACTGTAATTGCTCAAGTCGGTTTTGCTATGACCGGTGAGCCGTTCGGGCCTAAATTTGATAGATTGAATCCGTTCACAGGCATGAAAAAAATTATTTCTCTGCGTTCAGTTGTCGAATTGCTGAAAGGTTTATTAAAAGCTAGTATATTTGCCGTGATGATTTATAGCGCAGTAAGAAATTATTTGCCTACTTCTTCAAAAGCTATGCAGATGCCTTTATTATTCGGGAGCCTTGTTTTCTGGGACATGTTATGGGGACTTGCTATGAGGCTTGCTTTAATGTTGCTAGTAATGGCCTTTGCTGATTATTTCTATCAAAAATGGGACTTCGAGAAATCCATCAGAATGAGCAAGAAAGAAATTAAAGACGAATACAAGCAAATGGAGGGCGACCCTCAAGTTAAGCAGAAAATCAGGCAGAAGCAGCGCGAAATGGCAAAACAAAGAATGATGGCCGATGTTCCTAAAGCTGATGTTGTAATCACTAACCCGACTCATATTGCAGTAGCTCTAGTTTATGACCGTAAATTAATGGGCGCGCCTCAAGTTTTAGCAAAAGGAGGGGACTATTTAGCAAAACGAATCCGAGAAATTGCCGAGTCAAATTTAATTCCCGTTATAGAAAATAAGCCGCTCGCATGGGCACTATATCAAAATGTAGAAATCGGCGAAGAAATCCCCGAAGATCTTTACAGGGGAGTAGCTGAAATTCTAGCAATGGTGTATAAATTAAGAGCTTCATAA
- a CDS encoding flagellar biosynthetic protein FliR yields MRGLELPAQLLAVYLLLHLRFVGLVFSSPIFTTAMAPTPFRYLFAVMLTVCSVGVIKDESIPLIYFDSVIFIGAVFIRELLIGVALGFISALPLYALQVAGEQTGTLMGFSMAQVMDPSSMSQVSILSQLNFLAALWFYFRWNGHLLMIQALIETLKLVPPGQISLFPSGDLSFGSWLQEMFILSLRIVLPFYCSLLVSDVGLGFLARTVPQMNIFVVGLPVKVMLGFMVLAAVLPLTIDLIYTQLEKWIEFSLSVIRLWRPVV; encoded by the coding sequence GTGAGAGGTCTTGAACTTCCTGCGCAGTTATTAGCTGTATATTTGCTGCTTCACTTGAGATTCGTGGGGCTTGTGTTCAGTTCGCCGATATTCACGACGGCAATGGCTCCGACCCCTTTCAGATATTTATTTGCTGTAATGCTTACTGTGTGTTCAGTCGGAGTCATAAAAGACGAGTCGATCCCGTTAATTTATTTTGACAGCGTTATATTTATCGGAGCTGTATTTATTCGTGAATTATTAATCGGTGTTGCGCTGGGCTTTATTTCAGCATTGCCGTTATATGCTTTGCAGGTTGCCGGAGAACAGACGGGGACTCTAATGGGCTTCTCAATGGCTCAAGTAATGGATCCTTCATCAATGAGTCAAGTTTCGATTTTGAGTCAATTAAATTTTTTAGCGGCCTTATGGTTTTATTTTCGCTGGAACGGTCATTTATTGATGATTCAGGCGTTAATCGAGACTTTAAAATTAGTTCCCCCCGGTCAAATTTCGTTATTTCCTTCAGGTGATTTGTCGTTCGGTTCATGGCTTCAAGAAATGTTTATATTGAGTCTGCGAATAGTCCTCCCGTTTTATTGTTCGTTATTAGTCTCTGATGTAGGGCTTGGCTTTCTAGCTCGTACAGTTCCGCAAATGAATATTTTTGTCGTAGGATTGCCCGTTAAAGTCATGCTGGGATTTATGGTGCTTGCTGCTGTATTGCCTTTGACTATAGATTTAATTTACACCCAGTTAGAAAAATGGATAGAGTTTTCTTTAAGTGTTATAAGACTATGGCGGCCGGTTGTGTAA
- a CDS encoding flagellar biosynthetic protein FliQ gives MPVTNLSLFDILSGAIWTMMAVTLPILLTAMIVGLLIGILQTATSIQEQTLIFIPKILAVFLCIVLLSPFISQRMLVMTREILGQLERFIQ, from the coding sequence TTGCCTGTTACAAATTTGAGCTTGTTTGATATTCTGAGCGGTGCAATATGGACAATGATGGCCGTAACTCTGCCGATTTTGTTGACTGCTATGATAGTGGGATTACTAATAGGAATTTTGCAGACAGCTACATCAATACAAGAACAGACTTTAATATTTATTCCTAAAATTTTAGCAGTATTCTTGTGTATAGTGTTATTGTCGCCCTTTATCAGTCAAAGAATGCTAGTGATGACTCGTGAAATTCTAGGGCAGCTTGAAAGATTCATACAGTGA
- the fliP gene encoding flagellar type III secretion system pore protein FliP (The bacterial flagellar biogenesis protein FliP forms a type III secretion system (T3SS)-type pore required for flagellar assembly.), whose translation MKTGLNLVSSKIFLALFIILALSGSALAATAPARLQQMPPNIPLPTINFGITPADSPRDVALTLQVLALMTVLSLVPAILLMVTSFTRIIIVLGFVQRAIGLQQSPPQQVIAGMALFLTMFTMYPTWNNVYQNAISPYMSGNINSSQAWERAITPVRDFMFRYTRQEELSLIVSMSETPRPANQSQVPTRVLIPAFMLSELKTAFQMGVVIYIPFLVVDMVVSSVLLAMGMMMLPPMMISLPFKILLFVMADGWNLVVMSVLKSFTNVP comes from the coding sequence ATGAAGACTGGCTTAAATCTAGTGAGCAGTAAAATTTTCCTCGCATTATTTATTATTCTTGCTTTATCGGGAAGTGCTTTAGCTGCAACTGCTCCGGCGAGATTACAACAAATGCCGCCTAATATTCCCTTACCGACTATAAATTTCGGGATAACTCCGGCAGATTCGCCCCGTGATGTCGCTTTAACTTTGCAAGTTTTAGCGTTAATGACCGTGTTAAGCCTCGTGCCTGCGATTTTATTAATGGTAACGAGTTTCACGCGAATTATAATCGTCTTAGGATTTGTGCAGCGCGCTATAGGTCTTCAACAGTCGCCCCCTCAGCAAGTCATTGCGGGAATGGCATTATTTCTCACTATGTTTACAATGTATCCGACTTGGAATAATGTATATCAGAATGCAATATCGCCTTACATGTCGGGGAATATAAATTCTTCGCAGGCATGGGAACGCGCAATAACTCCCGTGCGTGATTTCATGTTTAGATATACAAGGCAGGAAGAATTATCTTTGATTGTCTCAATGTCAGAGACTCCCCGCCCCGCGAATCAATCTCAAGTCCCGACCCGTGTATTAATTCCTGCGTTTATGTTGAGCGAGCTTAAGACAGCCTTTCAAATGGGAGTCGTGATTTATATTCCCTTCTTAGTCGTTGATATGGTAGTCTCAAGTGTTTTATTAGCTATGGGCATGATGATGCTGCCGCCTATGATGATTTCTTTACCGTTTAAAATATTATTATTCGTGATGGCTGACGGCTGGAATCTCGTAGTTATGAGCGTCTTGAAGAGTTTTACAAATGTGCCGTAA
- a CDS encoding response regulator, whose protein sequence is MGKKVLIVDDAAFMRMMLKDILTKNDFEVVAEAENGKAGVAAFQKYKPDIITMDITMPEMNGIDAVKAIKALDPSVKIVMVSAMGQQPMVIEAIQAGANDFIVKPFQPERVIEAITKVLS, encoded by the coding sequence ATGGGCAAAAAAGTTTTAATAGTCGATGATGCAGCTTTTATGCGCATGATGTTAAAAGATATACTCACAAAGAACGATTTTGAGGTCGTTGCAGAGGCTGAGAACGGCAAAGCAGGAGTCGCGGCTTTCCAGAAATATAAGCCCGATATTATCACAATGGATATTACAATGCCTGAAATGAACGGAATCGACGCAGTAAAAGCAATCAAGGCATTAGATCCCAGCGTAAAAATCGTAATGGTCTCAGCAATGGGACAGCAGCCAATGGTAATCGAAGCAATACAGGCCGGAGCAAATGATTTTATCGTAAAGCCCTTCCAGCCTGAAAGAGTTATCGAGGCCATTACAAAGGTGTTGTCTTAA